A segment of the Deltaproteobacteria bacterium genome:
CTGCGCAAAGGCTCCGTCGACGTGCTCGCGGATCTCCGGGATCCGCGCCACCAGGTCCTCGAGCGTACCGCGCTGCTTGCCCGCCTCGTCGTGCGCCGACGTTGCCTGCGCGTACGCTGCCGCGACTTGGTCGATGGCGCCGCGCGCCTGCGACATCAGCACGCCCGCGCTCTTGTCGATGGAGACGCCGCTCTTCTGGATGGTCTCCCCGAGGGGACCCTGCATCTTCTGCCCCAGCTCGTGGACCTTCGCGTACTGGTCCTTGAGCTGCGCGACGAACTTCTTCGTCTGCTCCTCGTATTTGCCCTGCTCTTCCTCGTGCCTGCGGGAGAGGGCGTCGTGCTGCGCCTCGGCGGCCTTGCTGTGCTCGTCGGCTTTGCGCACCGGGTTGTTCTGCACCTCGTCGGAGGCCGAGACGCTCTGGTCGGCGCTGGCGGAGGCGGCGTCGGCACCCTGCGAGAGGTGGCCGATCAGATCGGCGCCCGCCTTCTCCCGGGCGGCCTTGAAGTCTTCGCCGAGCTTCTTCAGCTCTGCTTTCACGTCTTCGACGGCCTGCTGCATGGCCGCCTTGAGCTGCTTGGTCGCCTCCGCTTCCGTGGCGCTTTCCGCCTCCTTCAAGTCCCAGGAAGCGACGGCGGTCTTCAGGGCCTTCTCCAGCACCTTCTCCGCCGCCTGCAGCACTTCCTCCTCGATCTTCTTCAGCAGCCGGTCGATCGCCTCGGAGATCCTCTCCTTCATTTCCGCAGCGATGTTCTCGAGCTGCTTCTTTGCTTCGTCCCACCCCTTCGCGAAGAGCTCCTCGGAGTCCTTCTGGGAAGCCTGCGCATCCTGCAGGCCGCCGCCCTTCACCTCCGAGAGCGCCTGCTTCGCGTGCTCCGCCAGCTCTCCGAGCTTCTGCTCGAGAGCAGCCAGCGTCTTGCCCAGCGTCGACTCGCCGTTGCCCATCAGGCCCTTGAGCTTCTCGACCAGCTGCTCGAGGCCGTCCTTCACCTGCTCGGGCAACATCTCGTAAGCGGCCTCGGCTTTCTCGACGCACTCCCCGGTGTCCTGCTTTGCCTGCTCGAAGAGCGCCTTGGCCGCCTCGCCTTCCGTCTTCGCGCCGTCCCAGTCGCGCTTGCCGGCGAGGTCCAGCGCCTGCTTGCACTTCGCGATCGCTTCCTTGCCCTCGTTCCATGCCTTCTCGCCGGTCTCGACGGCGTCCTTCGCGGCTTCGTAGAACTCCTTCAGCTGCTCGAACTGTTGCTTGTACGTGTCGTACTCGGCCTTCACCTGGTCGTAGATCTTCTTCGCCTTCTCGCAGGCTTCCTTCGCCTTGGCGGCGAGCTCTCCGACCCTGGCCTTCACCGCCTCGATGAACTTCCCCAGCGACGACTCCCCCTGCGGAAGCATCTTCTGGACGTTGTCGATGACGGTCTGCAGCGCCTGCTTGACGCTGTCGGGGACGTCTTTCTCGATCTCTTCGAGCTTGTCGATGCAGAGCTCGACCTCGCTCTTCGCCGTCTCGAATTCCTGCTGCGCGGGACCGACTTCCTTGCCGGCCTCGTCCCACTTCTTGTCCTTGAGCAGCGAGAGGCCGGTCTTGACGTGGTCGAAGCAGGATTTGCCGGCTTTGAACGCCTTGTCGCCGTGCTCGCCGATGTAGAGGCCGGCCTTGATCCACTTGCCGCCGTACTGATCGACGGCGTCCTCGATCTTCTTCTTGTACTCCTCGAACTTCTGCTTGTACTCGTCGACCGTGCTCTTCACCTGGTCGACGACGCCCTTGGCCTGATCGACCAGGTCCTTCAGCTTGTCGGTGACGTTCTGCTTGATCGTGTCGGCGGCGTTCTGCACCGCCTCCTTCGCCTTGGCGATGGCGTCCTGCGCCTGCCCGATGGCGTCCTTCGCCGCGTCGAGCACGTTCTGCGCGCCGGCGGCAATGGCGCTGCCGATGCTCTTTCCCGCCGCGTCGCCCGACGACTTCACGGACTCCATCACGTTGCCCAGGTCGCCGGCGAGACCGTCGATCAACGACTTCGCCGCCGCCGTCGCCGAGGCGGCGCACATCTCGATGGCATTCTTGCCCTTGAGGATGGCCGCCTGCGCCAGCGTCATGCCCGCCTTGCCGACACTGACGGCCGCTTCCGCGGAGGCGAGCAGGCTCGACTTCAATCCCTGCACCGCTGCGGAGAGCTGATCGCCCGCGGTATGCACCGCATCGAGCGCCGCGGCCTTCACCGCGTCGTAGGCGTCCTTCGCGTGCTGAATGACCTCGGTGGCGATGTCGGTGACCTGCGCCGCCGCTTCGTGCGCCTTGGCCAGCGCTTCCCGCGCCACCTCTTGCGTGGCGCTGGCCGCCTCCTGCGCCGCCTCGCCCACTTTCGCCGCCGCCTGCGAGACGTAGTCCTTGAGACCCGCGAGCCTGCTCTCGACGCTCTTCAGCGCGGTTTGCGCGACGTCGCCCGCGCCCTGCTTGACCTGATCGAGGGCGTCCTTGACGTCCTGCCAGACCTGCTTCGCGGCATCGAGCGCCTGCGAGGCGCGCTTGGCTGCTTCGCGCGCCGCCTTCAGCGCCCAGGCCGCGGCGTTCTGGATGTTCTGCGCGATCTGCTGCGCTTTCTGCGCCGCCTGCTGGACGGCCTGGGCGAACCTGGCGAGGTTCTTGACCGGCGATGAGCCCTTCTTGATGGTGTACCGCTTGCCGCGGAACTCCGTCGCATAGCCGGTGTCGACGAAGAAGAGGTGGTCGGTGGAGACGACGTAGTACTGGCCGTCGACGCGCTTGCCGGCCTTCTCCACCTCGACGACCGAGCCGGCGCGGATGGCAGGATCGCCGGTGACCCGCGCCTCCGCGTGAACGAAGGTGCCGGCGCGCCGGTTGTACTCGGCCTTCGCCACCGCCTCGAGCAGGCTCTTCTCGCCGGTGGCGACGGTCAGCACCTCTTCGATGTCGCCGTACATCTGCTTGACGAGCTGCGCGCCGGTGACGGTGCCGCCCTGCTTGCCGTACTCGTCGCCGCTCTTTCCGGCGTCGGTCATCTCCTTGGCCTGCTTGGGATCCCACCCGGAGGTGGTGATCTTCGAGACCTGGTCGAAGGTGTTCACCTCCTGCACGAGGCGGCCGATGTTCTCCCGCCACACCAGCTTCGCCGCGGGCGGATCGCCGAGCTTGGGCTTCTTGAAGAGCAGCTTCCGGTCGTCGACGTAGACACGGAAGCCGGCCAGCGCCGCCCGCTGCATGAGGAAGTCGTAGTCCGAGAGGTTGTTCTGGATGACGAAGTCGTGGACCACCACGCTGTCGTCCACGTCGGCGGACAGGCCGTAACGCTGCGCGATCTGCGTGGCGAGATCGCTGTCCTTCACGTTCTTGTAGGTCTTGGTGACGGTGCCTCGATCGAAGGCGTGTCCCTTGTCGATCCCGGCGACCACGAGGCGGCTCGGGCCGTCGGGCGTGACCACCATCTCCAGATTCGAGACCTCGCCCTTGCACACGCTCTTGAGCTGGCCGAGATAGCCGAGCTTGATCTCGACGGCGGTGCCTGGCTTGAACTTTTGCTGCTTCGTCCACTTGCGGCCGACGTCCGAGAGATGGACCCAGAACCGGCTCGACTTGTCCATGTCGTCGGTGACGCGGATGCCGAGGACCGACCCCTTCAGCTCCGGATCCGCTGCCTGGCCGTCGATGACGAGCTGGAAATCCGGGACGAAGCGCTTGTCGTCGGCCAAGGGCGGAAGCTCCGCGCGCGCTCGTCAACCGGGCAGACGAGGGACTGCCGTAGTTTCCAGCAAGCGAGCCCAGGTAGTCAAGAGGAGCAGTTTTCCATCCAGGGTTCGCCGAGGTAGGATGACGCCCGCATGGCCGAGGACTTCAAGAGCGCCCTTCCGGACGCCCCCAGGCTTCCTGAGCGGGCGGCGATCTACATCGCGCCGGATGGCAACGTGACGTTCGGGGCGCTGTTCGAGGGACTCGTGCCGGTCGCACAGGCGATCGCGGCGAATTCACTCACTATAAAGGAAGGGAACCGCCGCCCCTGCCTTGCTCCGAGCGCATCGCCCGACGCCGACGCGGACCGGGAACGCTAGATGCTCCGCGCGCTGCTCGCGGCAGTGCGCCGGTTTTTCTCGCGCCGCCGCGCGCGCCGCCTCCTCGCGCAGCAACTGCCGCGTGGCGTCTCCGAGGCGCGGCTGGCGCTGCCGGCGCCCGCGCGCGAGCCGCCGCCGGGCGAGTACTGGACGCTGCCGCTCGTCGGACATCGCCCATCGCGCCTGCTGCGCCTCTCCGCCCTGCCGCCGCCGCCGGCGCATCTGGACGTAGTGCAGCCCCGGAAGCTGCGCCTCGACGACGATCTGCGGCTGCCGCCGGAAATCGATCCGCCAGCCGTCCCGAGTGCACCGGAGCGGCCGCTGCCCGTCCGCCCGCGGACGCCGCTTGCGCGCGCTCCGTTGCACCGGCTCAAGCCGCGCAATTTCCGCCTCGACCTGCAAGCGACCGCCCACGGTGGGATCGTTCCGGAGACCGGGGATCCGAGCTATCGCTGGATCTCGCCGGAATTCCGCCGCCGCTATCTCGAGCTGCCGTGGATGGCGCGGGATCGCATCCGCTTCCTCGGGCCCATGCACGCCGAGTGGTTCCTGATGTGGTGGGACCAGACTATGGTGGAAAGCCTCGGGCCAGGCGAGCCGGAGCCCTGGGAACGGCCCGAGGAGGTGGACTGGGCGATGGACGTCTGCAAGGAGCAGATGCTCATCCGCCGCGACGTGGTGAAGGACGAGGAAGCGCCAGCCGCGCAGCAGCTGGCAGCCGAAGAGATGGAGCACCCGCTCGTCGCCTGGGATCCGGTGCCGCTGCCGGAGCTCGTGCCGCAAAAGGAATGGGCCGAGATCGCCGATCCGCAGGCACTCGCGCCGGCGCCGCCTCTGCAGCGGAGATCGCGCGAGGCCTATCTGCAGTGGCGCACGCTGATGGATGCCTTGGACGAGGCGTGAGGGGTAGTCTCAGCGGCGCTGCTGCGGCTGGTATGTCCCCGCCTCGGAGCGGAAGGCGATCGCCAAGCGGTTCCAGCCGTTGATCGCCACGGCGATCAACGCCAGCTCGACCAGCTCCTTCTCGCTGAACTGGCGCTTCGCGCGCTCGTACACGTCGTCGGAAACGTGGCCGTCCGTAATCTGCGTCAGCGCTTCCGTCCACTCGAGCGCCGCCCGCTCGCGGTCCGAGTAATAGGGCGCCTCGCGCCAGGCATCCAGGCCATACAGCCGTTGCTCGGTCTCACCTTCCGCCCGGGCGTCCTTGGAGTGCATGTCCAGGCAGTATGCACAGCCGTTGATCTGCGATGCGCGCATCTTCAGGAGATGGACGAGCTTCGGCTCGATGCCGCTCTCGTGGATGAACTTCTCCAGGCCGAGCATGGAGCGATACGCAGCGGGTGAGACTGCACCGATGTCGAGACGTGGCTTCATGGGGTTCCTCTCGCGGCTGAATGCAGAGGAGATTCCTGCCCGACGGCATCGATTCGCGACTCACTGCAGCTTTCCCTCGCGCTCCAGCCGCCAGATGTCTTCCTGGCTGACCGTCTGCTGATTCAGGATCGTCATCGCGCGGCGGATCTTCTGCACCATGGCCGGATCCTGGATGGGGATGCTGTTCTCGCGCGTCGGTGCCGGCGGCGGCCGGAGCAGCGTCAGCTCCCCCCGGGCCTGCGTGCCGTCGGCGACGCCCTGAACGGCGAAGGTGACCGCGTACACCGCCGCATTGG
Coding sequences within it:
- a CDS encoding carboxymuconolactone decarboxylase family protein, whose amino-acid sequence is MKPRLDIGAVSPAAYRSMLGLEKFIHESGIEPKLVHLLKMRASQINGCAYCLDMHSKDARAEGETEQRLYGLDAWREAPYYSDRERAALEWTEALTQITDGHVSDDVYERAKRQFSEKELVELALIAVAINGWNRLAIAFRSEAGTYQPQQRR